TATGCCTGACTCCTGCCAGCGGTGACTGACTCGACCATGTGGTCGCTCGACGCTTTCGTCGACGCTGCAAGGTGCGCCGCCCTCGCCTCCCCATGAATCCGGCAGGTGACGCGCTTGTGAGCCGCAGGTGTCGCTCCGACATTTGCCGGACCCCCCTTCCCCCGCACCAGGTGAACCGCCGATGAACGACGAGGACGAGGAGGACGACCTGCTGGCGCCGCCCTCCGTTCGCTATCCGCTCCCCACCATCGCGATCCTCGCGCTGGTCGCCATCGGGGGAACGACCGATCTCGTGCTCGACAAGCCGGAGCGCCTGCTGTCGGCTCACGTCCTCTTCGAGCTCGCCCTCATCCTCTTCAGCCTGGGCTCGATCGCCCTCCTCTCCTTGCAGTGGCGACGCGCGGCGATCGCGCTGGCCGGCACCCAGCGCACCCTCGCCGCCACGCGGCGATCCCTCGAAGTGCAAGCGGCCGAGCGCGATGCGTGGCGGCGCAGCGCCGAATCGGTGCTCGCGGGACTCGGCCAGGCCATCGACCGCCAGTTCACCGCGTGGGGACTGACCCCCACCGAGCGCGAGGTCGCCCTCCTCCTCCTCAAGGGGTACGGCCACAAGCAGGTCGCCGCACAGACCGGGCGCGGCGAGCGCACCGTGCGGCAACATGCGGTTGCCGTCTACCAGAAATCAGGGCTCGCCGGGCGCGCCGAACTGGCCGCGTTCTTCCTGCAGGACCTGATGCTCCCCGGCGGCACGCCCCGCGACCTTCCCGGCGGGCAATGACGCGCGCCACCGGGGAGCCTCCCGTTTGCGGTTGCCGGCGCGGTGCCCACGCGCCAACGTTGCCCGCGCAATAGCCGTTGCCCGAGAGGTATCGCGTATCCCCCCCGCCCGAACCCGGCCCGCACATGCTCCCGCTGCGCCCCCTGCTGGTCCTCGCCCTCCCCGCCATCGCCGCCCTCCCGGCGATCGCCCCCGACACGCTCGGTGTGATCGGTGCACCGCCGCCCACCGTCGAGCATGCGGCCGCCCCAGTCGCCCTCGACTCCGCCCTCCGCGCGGGCTACCGCTGGCGCAACATCGGTCCCGACCGGGGTGGGCGCTCCATCGCCGTCAGCGGCGTGAAGGGGCGCCCTAACGAGGCGTACTTCGGCGCCGTGGGCGGCGGGCTGTGGAAGACGACCGATAGCGGCGAGAACTGGATGCCCGTCACCGATGGGTTGATCACCAGCGCCTCGGTCGGCGCCGTCGCCGTGAGCGAGTCGAACCCCGACCTCGTCTTCATCGGCACCGGCGAGACCTGCATCCGCGGCAACATCATGCCCGGCGACGGCGTCTATCGCAGTCGCGATGGCGGGAAGACCTGGACGCACGTCGGCTTCAAGGAGTCGCACGGGATCTCCAAGATCCGCATCCACCCCACCAACCCCGACATCATCTACGTCGCCTCGTTCGGCAAGTACTCCGTCCCGAGCGACGAGCGCGGCGTCTTCAAGAGCACCGACGGCGGCAACACGTGGAAGCGCGTCCTCTTCCGCGACGACCGGAGCGGCGCCATCGACATCTCGATCGACCGCAACAACCCCAACGTGCTCTACGCATCGCTGTGGGAGGCGTACCGCAAGGAATACCAGATGTCGAGCGGCGGCCCCGGCAGCGGGCTGTTCAAGAGCACCGATGGCGGCGAGACCTGGACCGAGATCACCCGCAACCCGGGGATGCCGGCGGGGCTCGTGGGGCGGATCGGCGTGGCCGTCTCCGGGGCCAACTCCAACCGCGTCTACGCGCTGGTCGAGAACGAGAAGGGGGGCCTGTTCCGCAGCGACGACGCCGGCGCCAGCTGGTCGCTGGTCAACGACAATCGCTCCATCCGCCAGCGTGCGTTCTACTACACGCACGTCTTCGCCGATCCGCGCGATGCCGACGTGGTCTACATGCAGAACACGTCCATGTTCCGCTCCACCGACGGCGGCAAGACGATGAAGGCCATCGACAACGGGACGCATGGCGACTTCCACGACCTGTGGATCGACCCCGACGCCCCGGCGCACCTGGTGGTCGGCAATGACGGGGGCGGTGCCGTCAGCAGCAACACCGGCGGCCGCTGGACCGACCAGGACTACCCCACCGAGCAGTTCTACCACGTCATCACCACCGCCCACACCACGTACCACGTCTGCGGGTCGCAGCAGGACAACTCCACCCTCTGCACCCCGTTCAACTGGAACGCCGCCGCCTTCGGGCTGGGGAGCGGCGGGCGGCGCGGCGGGATGGGGAACAGCGGCGACACCACCCGCCGCGACATCACGCTGGGCGGGATGTCCGTGTCATACGTCGCCGGCGGCGGGGAGCCGGGCTACATCGCCCCCGACCCGCTCGACCCGGACGTCTTCTACTCCGGGACCAACAACGGCGCCTACGTCGACAAGTTCAACCGCCGGCTGCAAACATCGCGCGAGGTGAACCCGTACCCGTGGTTCTATTCCGGCGAGCCGAGCAAGGAGATCAAGGAACGGTGGCAGTGGACCTTCCCGATCCTCTTCTCGAAGGTCGACCCCAAGCTCCTGTTCGTCTCGTCGCAGCGCCTGTGGGCCACGCGCGACGGCGGCAAGACCTGGCTGCGCCTCTCCGGCGACCTCACCCGCCACGCCCCCGAAACCCAGGAGAAGTCCGGCGGCCCGATCACCGGCGACATGAACGGCCCCGAGGTCTACGGCACCATCTTCTCCGTCGGCCCGGGCAAGAAGGACGTGAACGTCATCTGGACGGGGAGCGACGACGGCCTGGTGCACGTGACCCGCGACTTC
The window above is part of the Gemmatimonadetes bacterium SCN 70-22 genome. Proteins encoded here:
- a CDS encoding glycosyl hydrolase, which encodes MAPDTLGVIGAPPPTVEHAAAPVALDSALRAGYRWRNIGPDRGGRSIAVSGVKGRPNEAYFGAVGGGLWKTTDSGENWMPVTDGLITSASVGAVAVSESNPDLVFIGTGETCIRGNIMPGDGVYRSRDGGKTWTHVGFKESHGISKIRIHPTNPDIIYVASFGKYSVPSDERGVFKSTDGGNTWKRVLFRDDRSGAIDISIDRNNPNVLYASLWEAYRKEYQMSSGGPGSGLFKSTDGGETWTEITRNPGMPAGLVGRIGVAVSGANSNRVYALVENEKGGLFRSDDAGASWSLVNDNRSIRQRAFYYTHVFADPRDADVVYMQNTSMFRSTDGGKTMKAIDNGTHGDFHDLWIDPDAPAHLVVGNDGGGAVSSNTGGRWTDQDYPTEQFYHVITTAHTTYHVCGSQQDNSTLCTPFNWNAAAFGLGSGGRRGGMGNSGDTTRRDITLGGMSVSYVAGGGEPGYIAPDPLDPDVFYSGTNNGAYVDKFNRRLQTSREVNPYPWFYSGEPSKEIKERWQWTFPILFSKVDPKLLFVSSQRLWATRDGGKTWLRLSGDLTRHAPETQEKSGGPITGDMNGPEVYGTIFSVGPGKKDVNVIWTGSDDGLVHVTRDFGKTWTNVTPKEMPDFGRVSQIDASNFSSGTAYVSVRKPLLNDFAPYIFKTADYGKTWTKIVNGIRADAYVHAVREDPTRQGLLYAATQHGVYISYDDGANWENLSLNLPDVPVADLIVEANELVIGTHGRGFWVLDNIAPLRQATPAILASDAHLFTPPTLVRSGPGIVISWWLGHPYKSASLEILDSAGVALRTFVPDTTRPDSTRPPAGGGRRGGVTYLPKGTGLQRLLWDGRAEGIVSFPGMILWGAGTNGPMLPPGRYTARLTVDGKKLTAPVTVRRNPWIADVTDADLVAQYRFGRQVRDKATEANRSVIAIRRVKSQLDDRYKRAANDAALKSAGETLRTDASAVEENVYQVRNQSGQDPLNFPIKVNNRLANLLAMSERGDGRPTTNMPEIFGILTTELKGYTDRLAQVWKTDLVAVNKELARLNLPPIDPDCVKVDGCNVQP